The following are from one region of the Falco biarmicus isolate bFalBia1 chromosome 1, bFalBia1.pri, whole genome shotgun sequence genome:
- the LOC130143778 gene encoding myosin heavy chain, skeletal muscle, adult-like isoform X1 translates to MTSPDAEMAVFGEAAPYLRKSEKERIEAQNKPFDAKTSVFVVHPKESFVKGTIQSRESGKVTVKSEAGETLTVKEDQIFSMNPPKYDKIEDMAMMTHLHEPAVLYNLKERYAAWMIYTYSGLFCVTVNPYKWLPVYNPEVVLAYRGKKRQEAPPHIFSISDNAYQFMLTDRENQSILITGESGAGKTVNTKRVIQYFATIAASGDKKKEEQSGKMQGTLEDQIISANPLLEAFGNAKTVRNDNSSRFGKFIRIHFGATGKLASADIETYLLEKSRVTFQLPAERSYHIFYQIMSNKKPELIDMLLITTNPFDFHFVSQGEVTVPSIDDQEELMATDSAIDILGFTADEKTAIYKLTGAVMHYGNLKFKQKQREEQAEPDGTEVADKAAYLMGLNSADLLKALCYPRVKVGNEYVTKGQNVSQVNNAVGALAKAVFEKMFLWMVVRINQQLDTKQPRQYFIGVLDIAGFEIFDFNSFEQLCINFTNEKLQQFFNHHMFVLEQEEYKKEGIEWTFIDFGMDLAACIELIEKPMGIFSILEEECMFPKATDTSFKNKLYDQHLGKSSNFQKPKPTKGKAEAHFSLIHYAGTVDYNITGWLEKNKDPLNETVIGLYQKSSLKTLALLFANYGGADAEGGGGGKKGGKKKGSSFQTVSALFRENLNKLMTNLRSTHPHFVRCIIPNETKTPGAMEHELVLHQLRCNGVLEGIRICRKGFPSRVLYADFKQRYRVLNASAIPEGQFMDSKKASEKLLGSIDVDHTQYRFGHTKVFFKAGLIGLLEEMRDEKLAEIMTMTQARCRGFLMRVEYRKMVERRDSIFCIQYNVRAFMNVKHWPWMKLFFKIKPLLKSAESEKEMANMKQEFEKTKEELAKSEAKRKELEEKMVVLLQEKNDLQLQVQAEADSLADAEERCDQLIKTKIQLEAKIKEVTERAEDEEEINAELTAKKRKLEDECSELKKDIDDLELTLAKVEKEKHATENKVKNLTEEMAALDETIAKLTKEKKALQEAHQQTLDDLQVEEDKVNTLTKAKTKLEQQVDDLEGSLEQEKKLRMDLERAKRKLEGDLKLAQDSIMDLENDKQQLDEKLKKKDFEISQIQSKIEDEQALGMQLQKKIKELQARIEELEEEIEAERTSRAKAEKHRADLSRELEEISERLEEAGGATAAQIEMNKKREAEFQKMRRDLEEATLQHEATAAALRKKHADSTAELGEQIDNLQRVKQKLEKEKSELKMEIDDLASNMESVSKAKANLEKMCRTLEDQLSEIKTKEEQNQRMINDLNTQRARLQTESGEYSRQVEEKDALISQLSRGKQGFTQQIEELKRHLEEEIKAKNALAHALQSARHDCDLLREQYEEEQEAKGELQRALSKANSEVAQWRTKYETDAIQRTEELEEAKKKLAQRLQDAEEHVEAVNAKCASLEKTKQRLQNEVEDLMIDVERSNAACAALDKKQKNFDKILAEWKQKYEETQAELEASQKEARSLSTELFKMKNAYEESLDHLETLKRENKNLQQEIGDLTEQIAEGGKAIHELEKAKKQIEQEKSEIQASLEEAEASLEHEEGKILRLQLELNQVKSEIDRKIAEKDEEIDQMKRNHLRIVESMQSTLDAEIRSRNEALRLKKKMEGDLNEMEIQLSHANRVAAEAQKNLRNTQAVLKDTQLHLDDALRTQEDLKEQVAMVERRANLLQAEIEELRAALEQTERSRKVAEQELLDATERVQLLHTQNTSLINTKKKLETDITQIQSEMEDTIQEARNAEEKAKKAITDAAMMAEELKKEQDTSAHLERMKKNLDQTVKDLQHRLDEAEQLALKGGKKQIQKLEARVRELEGEVDAEQKRSAEAVKGVRKYERRVKELTYQSEEDRKNILRLQDLVDKLQMKVKSYKRQAEEAEELSNVSLSKFRKIQHELEEAEERADIAESQVNKLRAKSREFHGKKIAEEE, encoded by the exons ATGACTTCTCCAGACGCTGAGATGGCTGTTTTTGGGGAGGCGGCTCCTTACCTCCGAAAATCAGAAAAGGAGAGAATTGAGGCCCAGAACAAGCCTTTTGATGCCAAGACATCCGTCTTCGTGGTCCACCCTAAAGAATCCTTTGTGAAAGGAACAATCCAGAGCAGGGAATCAGGGAAGGTCACTGTCAAGTCTGAAGCAGGAGAA ACCCTGACCGTGAAGGAAGATCAAATCTTCTCCATGAACCCTCCCAAGTACGACAAGATCGAGGACATGGCCATGATGACCCACCTCCACGAGCCCGCTGTGCTGTACAACCTCAAAGAGCGTTACGCAGCCTGGATGATCTAC ACCTACTCGGGGCTCTTCTGCGTCACTGTCAACCCCTACAAGTGGCTGCCGGTGTACAACCCGGAGGTGGTGTTGGCCTACCGAGGCAAGAAGCGCCAGGAGGCCCCTCCACACATCTTCTCCATCTCGGACAATGCCTATCAGTTCATGCTGACCG ATCGCGAGAACCAGTCGATCCTGATCAC CGGAGAATCCGGTGCCGGGAAGACTGTGAACACGAAGCGTGTCATCCAGTACTTTGCAACAATTGCAGCGAGCGGGGATaagaagaaagaggagcagTCAGGCAAAATGCAG GGAACGCTTGAGGATCAAATCATCAGCGCCAACCCACTGCTGGAGGCCTTTGGAAACGCCAAGACCGTGAGGAACGACAACTCCTCACGCTTT GGCAAATTCATCAGAATCCACTTTGGGGCCACAGGCAAACTGGCTTCTGCTGACATTGAAACTT ACCTGCTGGAGAAGTCCAGAGTCACtttccagctcccagcagaAAGAAGCTACCACATATTCTATCAGATCATGTCCAACAAGAAGCCGGAGCTAATTG ACATGCTCCTCATTACCACCAACCCTTTTGATTTCCACTTTGTGAGTCAAGGTGAGGTCACTGTTCCCAGCATTGATGACCAGGAGGAGCTCATGGCTACAGAC AGTGCCATTGACATCCTGGGCTTCACTGCTGATGAGAAGACAGCCATCTACAAGCTGACAGGGGCTGTCATGCACTACGGGAACCTGAAGTTCAAGCAGAAACAACgagaggagcaggcagagcccgATGGCACAGAAG TGGCTGACAAGGCTGCCTACCTGATGGGCCTGAACTCAGCTGACCTGCTCAAGGCCCTCTGCTACCCCCGCGTCAAGGTTGGGAATGAGTATGTGACCAAAGGTCAAAATGTGTCACAG GTGAACAACGCAGTTGGCGCCCTGGCAAAAGCTGTCTTTGAGAAGATGTTCTTGTGGATGGTTGTTCGCATCAACCAACAGCTGGATACCAAGCAACCCAGACAGTACTTCATTGGTGTCCTGGACATCGCTGGCTTTGAGATCTTTGAT TTCAACAGCTTTGAGCAGCTGTGCATCAACTTCACCAACGAGAAACTGCAACAGTTCTTCAACCACCACATGTtcgtgctggagcaggaggagtaCAAGAAGGAGGGAATTGAGTGGACATTCATTGACTTTGGGATGGACCTGGCTGCCTGCATTGAGCTCATTGAGAAG CCCATGGGCATCTTCTCCATCCTGGAAGAGGAGTGCATGTTCCCCAAGGCAACTGACACCTCTTTCAAGAACAAACTCTACGACCAGCACCTGGGCAAGTCCAGCAACTTCCAGAAGCCCAAGCCTACCAAAGGCAAGGCTGAGGCCCACTTCTCCCTGATACATTATGCTGGCACGGTGGACTATAACATCACCGGCTGGCTGGAGAAGAACAAGGACCCCCTGAATGAAACTGTCATTGGGTTGTACCAGAAATCATCCCTGAAGACGCTGGCCTTACTCTTTGCCAACTATGGTGGAGCAGATGCAG agggtggtggtggtggcaaaAAGGGTGGCAAGAAGAAGGGTTCTTCTTtccagactgtctcagctcttTTCCGG GAGAACTTAAACAAGCTGATGACAAATCTTCGCAGCACTCACCCCCATTTTGTACGATGCATCAtcccaaatgaaacaaaaacaccTG GTGCCATGGAGCACGAGCTGGTACTGCATCAGCTGCGGTGTAACGGCGTGCTGGAAGGGATCAGAATTTGCAGGAAAGGGTTCCCCAGCAGAGTCCTGTATGCTGACTTCAAACAAAG ATACAGAGTGCTTAATGCAAGTGCAATTCCAGAAGGTCAGTTCATGGATAGCAAGAAGGCTTCAGAGAAGCTTCTTGGGTCCATTGATGTGGATCACACTCAGTACAGATTTGGTCACACCAAG GTGTTCTTCAAAGCTGGACTGATAGGTCTGCTGGAGGAGATGAGAGATGAAAAACTAGCAGAGATTATGACCATGACACAAGCCAGGTGCAGAGGCTTCCTGATGAGAGTGGAGTATCGGAAAATGGTGGAGAGGAG GGACTCAATCTTCTGCATCCAGTACAATGTTCGTGCATTCATGAACGTGAAGCACTGGCCCTGGATGAAGCTGTTCTTCAAGATCAAGCCCTTGCTGAAGAGTGCAGAGTCTGAGAAGGAGATGGCCAACATGAAACAGGAGTTTGAGAAAACCAAGGAAGAGCTTGCAAAGTCTGAGGCaaagaggaaggagctggaggagaaaatggtggtcctgctgcaggagaagaaTGACCTGCAGCTCCAAGTGCAGGCG GAAGCCGATAGCTTGGCTGATGCTGAGGAAAGGTGTGACCAGctcatcaaaaccaaaatccagCTGGAAGCCAAAATTAAGGAGGTGACTGAAAGGgctgaggatgaggaggaaaTCAATGCTGAGCTGACAGCCAAGAAGAGAAAACTGGAGGATGAATGTTCAGAGCTGAAGAAAGATATTGATGACCTGGAGTTGACGTTGGCCAaagtggagaaggaaaaacatgcCACCGAAAACAAG GTGAAAAACCTCACAGAGGAGATGGCGGCCCTGGACGAGACCATTGCCAAGCTGACTAAAGAGAAGAAAGCCCTCCAAGAGGCCCATCAGCAGACACTGGATGACCTGCAGGTAGAAGAGGACAAAGTCAATACGCTGACCAAAGCCAAGACCAAGCTGGAGCAGCAAGTGGACGAT CTGGAAGGGTCCCTGgagcaagagaagaaactgcGCATGGACCTTGAGAGAGCAAAGAGGAAACTCGAAGGAGACCTGAAGCTGGCCCAGGACAGCATCATGGATTTGGAGAACgacaagcagcagctggatgagaaactgaagaa GAAAGACTTTGAAATCAGCCAGATCCAGAGCAAAATTGAGGATGAGCAAGCCCTGGGCATGCAGTTACAGAAGAAGATCAAGGAGCTGCAG GCTCGTAttgaggagctggaggaggaaattGAGGCAGAGCGAACCTCTCGGGCAAAAGCCGAGAAGCATCGGGCTGACCTGTCGAGGGAGCTAGAGGAGATCAGCGAGCGCCTGGAAGAAGCCGGAGGGGCTACCGCCGCTCAGATTGAGATGAACAAGAAGCGTGAGGCAGAATTTCAGAAGATGCGTCGCGACCTGGAGGAGGCCACGCTGCAGCACGAAGCCACGGCTGCGGCCCTGCGCAAGAAGCACGCGGACAGCACCGCTGAGCTTGGGGAGCAGATCGACAACCTGCAGCGAgtgaagcagaagctggagaaggagaagagtGAGCTCAAGATGGAGATTGACGACTTGGCCAGTAACATGGAGTCTGTCTCCAAAGCCAAG GCAAACCTGGAGAAGATGTGCCGCACTCTGGAAGACCAGCTGAGTGAGATTAAAACTAAGGAGGAACAGAATCAGCGCATGATCAATGACCTCAATACTCAACGAGCTCGTCTGCAGACAGAATCAG GTGAATATTCACGCCAGGTGGAGGAAAAAGATGCTCTGATTTCTCAGCTGTCTAGGGGCAAGCAAGGATTTACGCAGCAGATTGAGGAGCTCAAGAGACATctagaggaagaaataaag GCCAAGAACGCACTGGCCCACGCCTTGCAGTCTGCTCGCCACGACTGTGACCTGCTGCGGGAGCAATACGAGGAGGAGCAGGAAGCCAAGGGGGAGCTGCAGCGCGCCCTGTCCAAGGCCAACAGCGAAGTGGCCCAGTGGAGAACCAAATACGAGACGGACGCTATTCAGCGCacggaggagctggaggaggccaA GAAGAAGCTGGCCCAGCGCCTGCAGGATGCAGAGGAACACGTTGAAGCTGTGAATGCCAAATGTGCCTCCCTGGAGAAGacaaagcagaggctgcagaatGAAGTGGAGGACCTGATGATTGACGTGGAGCGATCAAATGCTGCCTGCGCAGCTCTGGATAAGAAGCAGAAGAACTTTGACAAG ATCCTGGCAGAATGGAAGCAGAAGTATGAGGAAACgcaggctgagctggaggcCTCCCAGAAGGAGGCTCGCTCCCTCAGCACGGAGCTGTTTAAGATGAAGAATGCCTACGAGGAGTCCCTGGACCACCTGGAAACGCTGAAGCGTGAGAACAAGAACTTGCAGC AGGAGATTGGTGACCTCACAGAGCAGATTGCAGAGGGAGGCAAGGCCATTCATGAGCTGGAGAAAGCCAAGAAGCAGATTGAGCAGGAGAAATCTGAAATCCAGGCCTCGCTGGAGGAAGCTGAG GCGTCCCTTGAACATGAAGAGGGGAAGATCCTGCGCCTCCAGCTTGAGCTCAACCAGGTGAAGTCTGAGATTGACAGGAAGATAGCAGAGAAAGATGAGGAGATTGACCAGATGAAGAGGAACCACCTCAGAATTGTGGAGTCCATGCAGAGCACCCTGGACGCTGAGATCAGGAGCAGGAACGAAGCCCTGCGGCTGAAGAAGAAGATGGAGGGAGACCTGAATGAAATGGAGATCCAGCTGAGCCATGCCAACCGCGTGGCTGCAGAGGCACAAAAGAACCTGAGAAACACACAGGCCGTGCTCAAG GATACCCAGCTACACTTGGACGATGCTCTGAGGACGCAGGAGGACCTGAAGGAGCAGGTGGCCATGGTGGAGCGCCGAGCAaacctgctgcaggctgaaattGAGGAGCTGcgggcagccctggagcagacGGAGCGGTCAAGGAAGGTGGCTGAGCAGGAGCTTCTGGATGCCACTGAACGAGTGCAGCTCCTCCATACCCAG AACACCAGCTTGATCAACACCAAGAAGAAGCTGGAGACAGACATTACCCAAATCCAGAGTGAAATGGAGGATACGATCCAGGAAGCCCGCAATGCTGAAGAGAAGGCCAAGAAGGCCATCACAGAT GCAGCCATGAtggcagaagagctgaagaagGAGCAGGACACCAGCGCCCACCTGGAGAGGATGAAGAAGAACCTGGACCAGACGGTGAAGGACCTGCAGCACCGTCTGGATGAGGCCGAGCAGCTGGCTCTGAAGGGAGGCAAGAAGCAAATCCAGAAGCTGGAGGCCAGA GTGCGGGAGCTGGAAGGGGAGGTGGATGCTGAGCAGAAGCGCAGCGCTGAAGCCGTGAAGGGCGTGCGCAAGTACGAGAGGAGGGTGAAGGAGCTGACCTACCAG TCTGAGGAGGACCGGAAGAATATTCTCAGGCTGCAGGATCTGGTGGACAAGCTGCAAATGAAGGTGAAATCCTACAAGAGACAAGCTGAGGAGGCT GAGGAACTGTCCAATGTCAGCCTCTCCAAGTTCCGCAAGATCCAGCACGAGCTGGAGGAAGCCGAGGAGCGGGCTGACATTGCAGAGTCGCAGGTCAACAAGCTCCGAGCGAAGAGCCGCGAGTTTCATGGCAAGAAGATAGCAGAGGAGGAGTGA